One genomic segment of Pedobacter endophyticus includes these proteins:
- a CDS encoding DUF4142 domain-containing protein, with translation MKKLIYVMAVSLSALTFQACNGGNKDAKETADSLNMAKDTSSSTASTGGIAVDEGDSKFATEAAVSGMAEVELGKLALEKGTSQQVKDFASMMVKDHGMANTELMTLAQQKNITLPSTVDEEHKKKMDDLSKKTGADFDKAYVDAMVSGHKSTLKLMEDEARDGKDADLKAFASKTAPIVQGHLTTINKIDDSMK, from the coding sequence ATGAAAAAGTTAATTTATGTAATGGCCGTTTCATTATCGGCGCTAACATTTCAGGCATGTAACGGAGGCAATAAAGACGCCAAGGAAACTGCCGACAGTTTAAATATGGCTAAAGATACCTCATCGAGCACAGCCTCAACCGGTGGTATTGCGGTAGATGAGGGCGACTCGAAATTTGCAACTGAGGCCGCCGTAAGCGGAATGGCCGAAGTAGAACTAGGCAAATTAGCGCTTGAAAAAGGCACTAGCCAACAAGTAAAAGATTTTGCCAGTATGATGGTTAAAGACCACGGAATGGCAAATACCGAATTGATGACACTTGCTCAGCAAAAAAACATTACGCTTCCGAGCACTGTTGATGAGGAGCACAAAAAGAAAATGGATGATTTAAGCAAAAAAACTGGTGCCGATTTTGATAAGGCCTATGTTGATGCGATGGTGAGCGGTCATAAATCGACTTTAAAATTAATGGAAGATGAAGCGAGAGACGGAAAAGACGCCGACCTTAAGGCCTTCGCCAGCAAAACCGCTCCGATTGTTCAGGGTCACCTGACCACAAT